Sequence from the Neptunomonas japonica JAMM 1380 genome:
ATATTTAATCACAATAACCCTACTACGAGTGATGTATTAATAGAGTAGTCAATAACAGCGGGTAAGGGAAATCTACACAGCAAAACCCGCTAATGAGAGCGCACTTTATCTAACAAGTAACATATCTGCCGCAACCCTTGAACGCTTCGCAATGTAGGGCGATTAACTAGGTCAGCATTGAGTGTATACAAATGCTGATGACGAACAGCTGAAATTTCTGGCCACACCTTCCATCGTTCTTGCCAATTAATCGGTGTCCCCTGCTCTGGCACTAAAATAACCTCGGGGCTCAATACAACAATACTCTCAACACTCGTTTGTGGGACAACCTCCGTTTGGTTAGCAAAAAGATTGCGGCCACCACACAAAGTGATCATTTCATTAATCATCTGCTGCTTATTGGCTGTCATCAATGGTTCGTACCACAACTGATAGAAAACAGAGACAGTGCGCTTATTCCGATAAAGCGAAGTCGCTTTCTCAACATCTGCGTTAAATGCAGCAATGAGCGGAGCGGCCACCTCCGACTGCTGCGTTAAAACCGCTAAATCAGACAGCGTCTTACTCACACCCAACAATGACTGGCTAGACGCCCGATAAACCACCACACCTAAAGACTCCAACAAAGCGAGAACTTCGATAGGGCTCCCACTATCCCACGCCACGACTAAATCAGGCTGAAGTGCCAAAATAACTTCAGCACTAATCTCCTCAGCGCCACCAATACGAGGAATGGATAGCGCTTCTTTAGGGTAGTCGCTGTATTCAACCGTTGCGATAATCCGCCTACCGACACCGAGCGAAAACAGCTGCTCTGTTAAATGAGGTGCTAGCGTAACAATTCGCCTAGCAGGCTGCTCTAGCGATACTTGTCGCCCCGCATCATCCTCTACAGACAAGGCTTGCGCAGTAAGCGAAACGAGAATTAACACAAGCGCAGCAAATGGATAAAACACGGTGGTCAACTCATAGAGGATTGAAATATAAGAATAACCTAGAACTGACAAAGCCGCCTAGCGCTACTCCAGTTATAACTATCAACAAAGATAATTATCAACCGACATCACGATAAACGGCTTTCATTAGTACACGATATTACAGCCGCGCTATAAGTTGCTCAGCTCTACTTATTAAGATCAACAATCGTTCGGCCTTGAATCTTACCATTCACAATTTTCTCGGCGTATTCAGGCACATCATCCAAGCCAATAACCTGACTGATTTCACCCAACGCTACAGCGGGTAAATCTGTTTGTAAGCGATTCCATGCTTGTGTTCTACGCTCGATAGGACACATCACTGAATCGACACCTTGCAAGCGTACGTTACGCAAAATAAATGGCATGACGGTTGTTGGCAGTTTAAAGCCTCCCGCTAAGCCACAAGCGGCAACCGTAGCGTTATAATCAGCTTCAGCCAGTATTCTTGCCAGCATTGCATCACCGACCGTATCAATACCACCCGCCCAACGTTGACGCTCAAGTGGACGGGCTTTTTCACTCATCTCTTCACGCGTTAAAATAGTCGTTGCACCCAAGCCACGCAGGTAACCTTCAGTTTCTGCTCGGCCCGTAATCGCAGCCACTTCGTAACCCAGCTTTGCCAAAATAGCCACAGCAACTGAGCCCACACCACCCGCGGCACCTGACACAACAACCGGCCCTTTATCTGGCGTAACACCGCCTTCTTCGAGTGCCATTACACACAACATCGCCG
This genomic interval carries:
- a CDS encoding MDR family oxidoreductase, giving the protein MFKALVLDQVDGKTVAEIKTLDVSDLPDEDVLVDVDYSSINFKDGLAITGTGKIVSKFPMVPGIDLVGTVAESNSDTYKAGDQVVLTGWSVGERFWGGLSQKARLKSEWLVPLPTGMAPEVSMSIGTAGLTAMLCVMALEEGGVTPDKGPVVVSGAAGGVGSVAVAILAKLGYEVAAITGRAETEGYLRGLGATTILTREEMSEKARPLERQRWAGGIDTVGDAMLARILAEADYNATVAACGLAGGFKLPTTVMPFILRNVRLQGVDSVMCPIERRTQAWNRLQTDLPAVALGEISQVIGLDDVPEYAEKIVNGKIQGRTIVDLNK
- a CDS encoding cobalamin-binding protein; the encoded protein is MFYPFAALVLILVSLTAQALSVEDDAGRQVSLEQPARRIVTLAPHLTEQLFSLGVGRRIIATVEYSDYPKEALSIPRIGGAEEISAEVILALQPDLVVAWDSGSPIEVLALLESLGVVVYRASSQSLLGVSKTLSDLAVLTQQSEVAAPLIAAFNADVEKATSLYRNKRTVSVFYQLWYEPLMTANKQQMINEMITLCGGRNLFANQTEVVPQTSVESIVVLSPEVILVPEQGTPINWQERWKVWPEISAVRHQHLYTLNADLVNRPTLRSVQGLRQICYLLDKVRSH